In Halovivax gelatinilyticus, the following are encoded in one genomic region:
- a CDS encoding branched-chain amino acid ABC transporter permease: MAVVPGFVELPLFYEGFLNFLDRLLQPSTLVRIVVEGLGKAAIYFIIAVGLTLVFGLMGVLNFAHGAFAMIGAYLGGILMVVAISAGSGPIARIALFVAVAAVVMAAMTAFGALVETKLVRPIYDRTPMYQILLTFGIGLILEELARIVATFQGIQPEPTWSAAAGTIPGAFQNPIGIIQETLGVNVRAFYLFAAAGGVLVATAVWLFLTRTLYGLYIRAGSEDPEMVEALGVDVRRAFTVVFGLGTGLAALGGVFLMWDPTWGPSVLLNIDVLLYAFVVVVIGGLGSFKGTIVAALVVGLADSFTTWLFHTGIVTFPGLPEVTVFLLLVITLVVKPQGLYGVEEVGGH, encoded by the coding sequence ATGGCCGTCGTCCCCGGTTTCGTGGAACTGCCGTTATTTTACGAGGGGTTCCTCAACTTCCTCGATCGGTTGCTGCAGCCGAGCACCCTCGTTCGCATCGTGGTCGAGGGGCTCGGCAAGGCGGCGATCTACTTCATCATCGCGGTCGGGTTGACGCTCGTCTTCGGTCTGATGGGCGTACTCAACTTCGCCCACGGGGCGTTCGCGATGATCGGAGCGTACCTCGGCGGCATATTGATGGTCGTCGCTATCTCCGCCGGCTCGGGACCGATCGCCCGGATCGCACTGTTCGTCGCCGTTGCAGCGGTCGTGATGGCGGCCATGACGGCCTTCGGCGCGCTCGTCGAGACGAAGCTCGTCAGGCCGATCTACGACCGGACGCCGATGTACCAGATCCTGCTGACGTTCGGGATCGGGCTCATCTTAGAAGAACTCGCGCGGATCGTCGCGACGTTCCAGGGAATCCAACCGGAGCCGACGTGGTCTGCGGCGGCGGGGACGATTCCGGGAGCCTTCCAGAATCCGATCGGGATCATCCAGGAGACCCTCGGGGTCAACGTCAGGGCGTTCTACCTGTTCGCCGCGGCGGGCGGGGTGCTCGTCGCGACCGCCGTCTGGCTCTTTCTGACGCGAACGCTGTACGGACTCTACATCCGTGCGGGCAGCGAAGACCCGGAGATGGTCGAGGCACTCGGCGTCGACGTCAGACGGGCCTTCACGGTCGTGTTTGGCCTCGGGACCGGCCTGGCTGCGCTCGGCGGCGTGTTCTTGATGTGGGATCCGACGTGGGGACCGAGCGTCCTCCTCAACATCGACGTTCTGCTGTACGCGTTCGTGGTCGTCGTCATCGGCGGCCTCGGTTCGTTCAAGGGGACGATCGTGGCCGCCCTCGTCGTCGGCCTCGCCGACTCGTTCACGACGTGGCTGTTCCACACGGGTATCGTGACCTTCCCGGGACTCCCCGAGGTAACGGTGTTCTTGCTCCTGGTGATCACGCTCGTCGTGAAACCGCAGGGGCTGTACGGCGTCGAGGAGGTGGGTGGCCATTAG
- a CDS encoding ABC transporter ATP-binding protein: MSLLELDGVHTYYGESHILQGVDLHVEEGEIVALLGRNGVGKTTTLRSILQLTPPREGVVRFAGEDVTGLATSEVANRGIGWVPEDRRMFGYLTVEENVRVSVGPDQAYEPLREYVFDLFPDLERFRDQEARNLSGGQQQMLAIARGMVGDNDLLLVDEPSEGLAPMIVEQVVEALREASAETTMVLVEQNFPLAMDLADRFYLLDHGTVVESGPTEGVRADDERIRRYLSA; the protein is encoded by the coding sequence ATGAGCCTGCTGGAACTCGACGGCGTTCACACCTATTACGGAGAGAGTCACATTCTCCAGGGTGTCGACCTCCACGTCGAGGAGGGGGAGATCGTCGCGCTTCTCGGGCGCAACGGGGTCGGGAAGACGACCACGCTTCGGTCGATCCTGCAACTCACGCCGCCGCGAGAGGGAGTCGTCCGCTTCGCGGGCGAGGACGTCACCGGACTGGCGACGAGCGAGGTTGCAAATCGCGGTATCGGATGGGTTCCGGAAGACCGACGGATGTTTGGGTACCTCACGGTTGAAGAGAACGTTCGCGTCTCGGTCGGGCCCGATCAGGCCTACGAACCGCTTCGTGAGTACGTCTTCGACCTGTTTCCCGACCTGGAGCGCTTTCGCGATCAGGAGGCGCGCAATCTGAGCGGCGGACAACAGCAAATGCTCGCGATCGCACGAGGCATGGTCGGTGACAACGACCTGTTACTCGTCGACGAGCCGAGCGAGGGACTGGCGCCGATGATCGTCGAACAGGTCGTCGAAGCGCTCCGCGAAGCATCCGCCGAGACGACGATGGTGCTGGTCGAGCAGAACTTCCCGCTCGCGATGGACCTCGCCGACCGGTTCTACTTGCTCGATCACGGCACCGTGGTCGAATCCGGACCGACCGAGGGCGTGCGCGCCGACGACGAACGGATCCGGAGGTATCTCTCTGCATGA
- a CDS encoding ABC transporter ATP-binding protein: MLLSTHNLTKEFDAITAVDGVDFGLEIGELCSVIGPNGAGKTTFFNLLTGVLEPTRGRIEFAPRSLRAGAAAEAIETDEALADRYAEPNALVEAIERGAESTAAIDPWLDPIDITEHSPHRTALLGLHRSYQITNIFPTVSVLENVRIAVQAHRGRDSWHFWRNVNAFDEHVAEAESILARIGLAEAADELAQNLSHGEKRKLEIGIALAGRPDVLLLDEPTAGVSSEDVETVTDIIEDVADDHAVMLIEHNMDVVMDISDRVAVLNQGELIADGEPAAVRESEAVQRAYLGGYDGSNRDVESGGSESGVSAG; the protein is encoded by the coding sequence ATGCTCCTCTCGACCCACAACCTGACGAAGGAGTTCGATGCGATCACCGCGGTCGACGGCGTCGACTTCGGTCTCGAGATCGGCGAGCTATGCTCGGTGATCGGCCCGAACGGCGCGGGAAAGACGACCTTCTTCAATTTACTCACCGGAGTCCTCGAACCCACCCGTGGCCGAATCGAGTTCGCACCGCGGTCGCTCAGAGCCGGCGCCGCGGCCGAGGCGATCGAGACGGACGAAGCGCTGGCCGACCGGTACGCCGAGCCGAACGCGCTCGTCGAGGCGATCGAGCGCGGTGCGGAGTCGACCGCGGCGATCGATCCCTGGCTGGATCCGATCGACATCACGGAGCACTCGCCCCACCGGACCGCGCTGCTCGGGTTGCACCGTTCGTACCAGATAACTAATATATTCCCGACCGTCTCGGTCCTGGAGAACGTACGCATCGCCGTTCAGGCCCACCGTGGCCGGGATTCCTGGCACTTCTGGCGAAACGTCAACGCCTTCGACGAGCACGTAGCCGAGGCCGAATCGATCCTCGCCAGAATCGGCCTCGCAGAGGCGGCCGACGAACTCGCACAGAACCTGAGCCACGGGGAGAAACGAAAACTCGAGATCGGCATCGCGCTCGCTGGACGACCGGACGTCCTCCTGCTGGACGAGCCCACCGCAGGCGTTTCGAGCGAGGACGTCGAAACGGTCACGGACATCATCGAAGACGTCGCCGACGACCACGCCGTCATGCTGATCGAACACAACATGGACGTCGTGATGGACATCAGCGACCGGGTCGCCGTCCTGAATCAAGGCGAGCTGATCGCCGACGGCGAACCGGCCGCCGTTCGAGAGAGCGAGGCCGTCCAGCGGGCGTATCTCGGGGGATACGACGGTTCGAACCGCGACGTCGAATCGGGTGGCTCCGAGTCCGGGGTGTCCGCCGGATGA
- a CDS encoding ABC transporter substrate-binding protein — protein sequence MVKRHSRRTVLRGTGALGAAGVATLAGCIDDGESGVEGETFRIGVLQPTSGDLEYYGQISLMGFYSGLAYRYDADPVASMSTGTHEMETDDGPTFEFVVQDTQFDPTTAQNVAEDLIIDEEVDLLFGTSSSDSARLIAGSVLDETDVPFVVGPAADADITVSSDHCHERMFRASEHTAMDARAGGRYVAQQGDVSTVAIFAAEGAFGEGVANGYQEVLEAEGIEVLEPRFVEQGYSEFGGLFDEALEQGADGVVGGFTFATLPQFLPTAMQYDEIQAFGGFAELVTNQVIGEVIEATLGEGFTAEDIQDAELGPFTTRYHWNQYDNEINDAFIEMHVDAYDIVPDLFSAGTFVGGSAVGQAIDETGSLDAGDIAAEMRGMTVEYTPKGENAYTFQEHNNQAASAMTVAWPVPTSDEYADTWDAAVMPGEPIETFDADEVMVPADESSCSL from the coding sequence ATGGTAAAACGTCACAGCAGACGGACCGTGCTGCGGGGAACAGGCGCGCTGGGGGCCGCCGGGGTGGCGACCCTCGCCGGATGTATCGACGACGGCGAGAGCGGCGTCGAGGGTGAAACGTTCAGAATCGGCGTCCTTCAGCCGACCTCGGGCGACCTCGAGTACTACGGCCAGATCAGCCTGATGGGCTTTTACTCGGGTCTCGCCTACCGGTACGACGCCGATCCGGTAGCGAGCATGTCGACCGGCACTCACGAGATGGAGACCGACGACGGGCCGACGTTCGAGTTCGTCGTCCAGGACACGCAGTTCGACCCCACGACGGCGCAGAACGTCGCCGAAGATCTGATCATCGACGAGGAGGTCGACCTCCTGTTCGGCACGTCGAGTTCAGACTCGGCCAGATTGATCGCCGGAAGCGTACTGGACGAGACGGACGTGCCGTTCGTCGTCGGGCCGGCCGCCGACGCGGACATCACCGTCTCCAGCGACCACTGTCACGAACGGATGTTCCGGGCGAGCGAGCACACGGCGATGGACGCCCGCGCCGGCGGGCGCTACGTCGCACAGCAGGGAGACGTCTCGACGGTCGCGATCTTCGCCGCCGAGGGCGCGTTCGGCGAGGGGGTCGCGAACGGGTACCAGGAGGTCCTCGAAGCCGAGGGAATCGAGGTGCTCGAACCGCGGTTCGTCGAGCAGGGCTACAGCGAGTTCGGCGGGCTGTTCGACGAGGCGCTCGAACAGGGTGCCGACGGCGTCGTCGGCGGCTTTACGTTCGCGACGCTTCCGCAGTTCCTCCCGACGGCGATGCAGTACGACGAGATACAGGCGTTCGGTGGCTTCGCCGAACTCGTGACGAACCAGGTGATCGGCGAAGTGATCGAAGCGACCCTCGGAGAGGGCTTCACCGCGGAGGACATCCAGGACGCGGAGTTGGGTCCGTTCACCACCCGCTATCACTGGAACCAGTACGACAACGAGATCAACGATGCGTTCATCGAGATGCACGTCGACGCCTACGACATCGTCCCGGACCTCTTCAGTGCGGGGACGTTCGTGGGCGGCTCCGCCGTCGGCCAGGCGATCGACGAGACCGGATCGCTCGACGCGGGGGACATCGCCGCCGAGATGCGTGGGATGACCGTCGAGTACACGCCGAAGGGCGAGAACGCGTACACGTTCCAGGAGCACAACAACCAGGCGGCGTCGGCCATGACGGTCGCCTGGCCGGTCCCAACGAGCGACGAATACGCAGACACCTGGGACGCCGCCGTCATGCCGGGCGAGCCGATCGAGACGTTCGACGCCGACGAGGTGATGGTTCCGGCCGACGAATCGAGCTGTTCACTCTGA
- a CDS encoding helix-turn-helix domain-containing protein, translating into MIDVTLDMEQYDCPFIETTDDHDVSFRTLQWDFDSDRRELETRMMVEGDDRGTLESGLSALQNHSNMHECDLFKKHEGIALIRTTIAETNAMRVIRNNDGFITGPFEIEAGTERWEVGFDDERTADDTLAELEVNNEFTVERRSSLELDPMFDLLYNSDAAETLLEACRTLSETERQTLVVAAEKGYFDQPRGATLQMLANEFDVSDTAVSKNVRRAERKILKRVVDAMESIEDVG; encoded by the coding sequence ATGATCGACGTCACACTGGACATGGAACAGTACGATTGTCCGTTCATCGAGACGACGGACGACCACGACGTCTCGTTTCGGACGCTCCAGTGGGACTTCGATTCCGATCGGCGCGAACTCGAGACGCGGATGATGGTCGAGGGAGACGACCGCGGAACGCTCGAATCCGGCCTCTCGGCCCTGCAGAATCACTCGAACATGCACGAGTGTGACCTGTTCAAAAAGCACGAGGGGATCGCGTTGATCCGGACGACGATCGCAGAGACGAATGCGATGCGCGTAATCCGAAACAACGACGGATTCATCACCGGTCCGTTCGAGATCGAAGCCGGGACCGAACGGTGGGAAGTCGGCTTCGACGACGAGCGAACCGCCGACGACACGCTCGCCGAACTCGAGGTCAACAACGAGTTCACCGTCGAACGGCGCTCGAGCCTCGAACTCGATCCGATGTTCGACTTGCTCTACAACTCGGATGCCGCCGAGACGCTGCTCGAAGCCTGTCGGACGCTCTCGGAAACCGAGCGGCAAACGCTCGTCGTCGCCGCCGAGAAAGGCTACTTCGATCAGCCGCGCGGGGCGACGCTACAGATGCTCGCCAACGAATTCGACGTCTCTGACACCGCCGTTTCGAAGAACGTCCGTCGGGCCGAGCGCAAGATTCTAAAGCGCGTCGTCGACGCCATGGAGTCGATCGAGGACGTCGGCTGA